DNA from Lactobacillus johnsonii:
ATGGATTGTAGATAGCTCAAATACGGCCACCCCAGAAATCACTTGGACGCCAGAGAGCAGTTCATTTAGTGAAGTAGTCTCACCAGTCGAAGCAGGTTACTACTTGAAGAACATTTCAAGTCATGAAGCAGGCAACAACGTTGAGGCCATTAGTGGCATTACCCACACTAGTGATAATGTGGAAGTAACAGTAACTTACGCACCACTAGGAAAGATGATTCCAGTAGATCCAAGTGGCAAGCCAATTCCAGATGCGCCAACCCCACAATTCCCTAATAACCCAAGTGATCCATCAAAGGGCAATCCAGGGAACAAGCCAGAAGTACCAGGATGGACGCCAGTAGATCCAAGCAAGACAGTCAACCCAGATCCAAGTGACCCAGGCAAGAATGTACCAGTTCCTTATGCTCAAGTAGTAGCAGGAACAGTAAGATATATTGATGACACGACCGGCAAGACCTTGTCAACATACGATATTCCAAAGGGGACAGTTGGTAGCAAGATCAACTACTCAACTACGGAAACTATTAATAACTATGAAAAACAAGGTTATGTATTAGTAAGCAACAACTATCCAACGGATGCGGTTTACAAGGTAAGTGGTAATGATTATCAAGTTCACTTAGTAGAAGGTGTACAACCAATTACGCCAGATACGCCACCAACAGATGTACCGACAGGAACTCCAGAAAATGCACAACCAAGTGCATTAAAGAAGGACGTAAGCTTAACAGTTAAGTACGTAAACAGCGATGGCAGTCAATTTACTGGCACGGTTCCAGCAAACGCAAGTCAAAGCCTAAACTTTAGTGGAGAGGCATACGTAAGCAAGGTAACAGGCAAGCTAGTAAACGCAAAGCAAGATGCCAAGGGACAATGGATTGTAGATAGCTCAAATACGGCCACCCCAGAAATCACTTGGACGCCAGAGAGCAGTTCATTTAGTGAAGTAGTCTCACCAGTCGAAGCAGGTTACTACTTGAAGAACATTTCAAGTCATGAAGCAGGCAACAACGTTGAGGCCATTAGTGGCATTACCCACACTAGTGATAATGTGGAAGTAACAGTAACTTACGCACCACTAGGAAAGATGATTCCAGTAGATCCAAGTGGCAAGCCAATTCCAGATGCGCCAACCCCACAATTCCCTAATAACCCAAGTGATCCATCAAAGGGCAATCCAGGGAACAAGCCAGAAGTACCAGGATGGACGCCAGTAGATCCAAGCAAGACAGTCAACCCAGATCCAAGTGACCCAGGCAAGAATGTACCAGTTCCTTATGCTCAAGTAGTAGCAGGAACAGTAAGATATATTGATGACACGACCGGCAAGACCTTGTCAACATACGATATTCCAAAGGGGACAGTTGGTAGCAAGATCAACTACTCAACTACGGAAACTATTAATAACTATGAAAAACAAGGTTATGTATTAGTAAGCAACAACTATCCAACGGATGCGGTTTACAAGGTAAGTGGTAATGATTATCAAGTTCACTTAGTAGAAGGTGTACAACCAATTACGCCAGATACGCCACCAACAGATGTACCGACAGGAACTCCAGAAAATGCACAACCAAGTGCATTAAAGAAGGACGTAAGCTTAACAGTTAAGTACGTAAACAGCGATGGCAGTCAATTTACTGGCACGGTTCCAGCAAACGCAAGTCAAAGCCTAAACTTTAGTGGAGAGGCATACGTAAGCAAGGTAACAGGCAAGCTAGTAAACGCAAAGCAAGATGCCAAGGGACAATGGATTGTAGATAGCTCAAATACGGCCACCCCAGAAATCACTTGGACGCCAGAGAGCAGTTCATTTAGTGAAGTAGTCTCACCAGTCGAAGCAGGTTACTACTTGAAGAACATTTCAAGTCATGAAGCAGGCAACAACGTTGAGGCCATTAGTGGCATTACCCACACTAGTGATAATGTGGAAGTAACAGTAACTTACGCACCACTAGGAAAGATGATTCCAGTAGATCCAAGTGGCAAGCCAATTCCAGATGCGCCAACCCCACAATTCCCTAATAACCCAAGTGATCCATCAAAGGGCAATCCAGGGAACAAGCCAGAAGTACCAGGATGGACGCCAGTAGATCCAAGCAAGACAGTCAACCCAGATCCAAGTGACCCAGGCAAGAATGTACCAGTTCCTTATGCTCAAGTAGTAGCAGGAACAGTAAGATATATTGATGACACGACCGGCAAGACCTTGTCAACATACGATATTCCAAAGGGGACAGTTGGTAGCAAGATCAACTACTCAACTACGGAAACTATTAATAACTATGAAAAACAAGGTTATGTATTAGTAAGCAACAACTATCCAACGGATGCGGTTTACAAGGTAAGTGGTAATGATTATCAAGTTCACTTAGTAGAAGGTGTACAACCAATTACGCCAGATACGCCACCAACAGATGTACCGACAGGAACTCCAGAAAATGCACAACCAAGTGCATTAAAGAAGGACGTAAGCTTAACAGTTAAGTACGTAAACAGCGATGGCAGTCAATTTACTGGCACGGTTCCAGCAAACGCAAGTCAAAGCCTAAACTTTAGTGGAGAGGCATACGTAAGCAAGGTAACAGGCAAGCTAGTAAACGCAAAGCAAGATGCCAAGGGACAATGGATTGTAGATAGCTCAAATACGGCCACCCCAGAAATCACTTGGACGCCAGAGAGCAGTTCATTTAGTGAAGTAGTCTCACCAGTCGAAGCAGGTTACTACTTGAAGAACATTTCAAGTCATGAAGCAGGCAACAACGTTGAGGCCATTAGTGGCATTACCCACACTAGTGATAATGTGGAAGTAACAGTAACTTACGCACCACTAGGAAAGATGATTCCAGTAGATCCAAGTGGCAAGCCAATTCCAGATGCGCCAACCCCACAATTCCCTAATAACCCAAGTGATCCATCAAAGGGCAATCCAGGGAACAAGCCAGAAGTACCAGGATGGACGCCAGTAGATCCAAGCAAGACAGTCAACCCAGATCCAAGTGACCCAGGCAAGAATGTACCAGTTCCTTATGCTCCAAATACACCAGTTCAAGAAGAAGGTTCTATTACCGTAACTGTTCATGATAAAACTGATAACGTTGACTTGCCACAATACGGTAAAACTAGTGGTGAACAAAAAGTTGGCACTGAGTTTACTTATGACAAGAATTCTGTAATTCAAGAACTTGAGAATAAGGGTTATAAAGTTCTGAATCCAGAAGTAGTAATTCCAACTGAAATTACTAAAGGTAATCAAAATATTGTCATCGAGGTTGAACACCAATTAGTTCCCGTAACCCCAGAAAATCCAGGGAAACCAGGCGAACCAATCAATCCTAATGATCCAAATGGACCAAAATGGCCAGCAGGAACAGATAAGGATAGTTTGGAGAAGACTGGTACCCAAACGATTAAGTATGTAGCTGCAGGTGACAAGACGCCAGCTGATAATACTCAAAGCTTTACCTTCACTAGAAGTGCAGTGGTTGATAAAGTAACTGGTAAGATTGTTAGTGAAATTGGTTGGAATGAAACTAGCCATACCTTTGGCGAAGTTAAGACACCAGAAGTGTCCGGATACAAGGCAGATAAGGAAATTGCTGGTGGTGCAACGATTACTCCAGATGATTTGCATAAGACCATCGTCGTAATTTATAGTCCTGAGAATCCAACTCAAGATACTTACAATGGTAGTCAAACAATCAAGTTTGTGGATCCAAATGGCAACGAACTTGAACCATCAAACGTTCAAACTGCAACTGATTTAACTGGTGACCACACATTTGGCATCATTGATGTTCCAGTAATCAATGGCTATGTATCTCCAGTGACTACAGCTGGTGGAGCAACAGTAACTAAAGATAATCCAAATGCTGTGATTACTGTGGTTTACACTCCGGTAGGTAGAATTATTCCGGTAGATCCAAACGGAAATCCAATTCCAGGACAAGAGCACCCACAATTCCCTAATAATCCAAATAATCCAACTGAAGTTATTCCAGGAACTAAACCAAATATTCTAGGCTACCATCCAGAAAATGGCAAACCAGGTGATCCAGTAAATCCAGTACCGGGTAAGCCAGGAGAAGATGTACTAGTTAAGTACGTACCAGATACTTCAACACCAAAAGTACCAAACAAATCAACAACTCCAGTTAAGCCTGAGACACCAGCAGAACAACCTGCTAAATCAGAGAAGCCAGCTACTCCAAGCACTCCAGAAAAGACAAATGTTTCAAATAAGAGTGAAAAAGTAGAAAATACTTCGATTAACAATATTGCTTCTCAAGCAAACAAGAGAACAG
Protein-coding regions in this window:
- a CDS encoding mucin-binding protein produces the protein MSKRNFKERIRKMEDRQDRFSIRKFSIGTVSVLIGSFIFGIQSIQVVHADTVTDSNSTVVTQKENLQPKKEIENEARGNSSTSVQSSQLNKKVGGGSDLAKDPQVESVNNSFVKTDNKDSKEEKSSSLDNKVLQVSSNVESQNQGNPYQINGSNDEVNNQNKLKVQPQSFTESTDTPTTPSDSSGVTITDDAHYPNTNGIVPANQYIFDQFTLTNGYTPLNMVITLATDRNNPGGNLNYYITNRDYSQVYASNTISVGQRATYSGSGPYPNSNLTIYNFGPDGISINENNYNFKLAFTFGYGKYDSIVNSNNSNPVANAWGDTTPSKATQTISYIDAETGEPMPDTTSITSSGLTGQTYQIDPRAEKIIKGYYLVNKERDHGVISQYKNGGTYTNEWVSLNGQFVKEVWHQINSSGVMQASIYINNVQQYDPNNPRGIVYPATLSNEGPTELTVSGRYVFPNPYVEQTTNIELKYATIGKIIPVDPNGNPIPGADQPQFPNDPNDPSKSNPGEKPNVPGWTPEDSNPTVNPSPKGPGENVNVTYVQEAELKTWKKDVSLTVKYVNSDGSQFTGTVPANASQSLNFSGEAYVSKVTGKLVNAKQDAKGQWIVDSSNTATPEITWTPESSSFSEVVSPVEAGYYLKNISSHEAGNNVEAISGITHTSDNVEVTVTYAPLGKMIPVDPSGKPIPDAPTPQFPNNPSDPSKGNPGNKPEVPGWTPVDPSKTVNPDPSDPGKNVPVPYAQVVAGTVRYIDDTTGKTLSTYDIPKGTVGSKINYSTTETINNYEKQGYVLVSNNYPTDAVYKVSGNDYQVHLVEGVQPITPDTPPTDVPTGTPENAQPSALKKDVSLTVKYVNSDGSQFTGTVPANASQSLNFSGEAYVSKVTGKLVNAKQDAKGQWIVDSSNTATPEITWTPESSSFSEVVSPVEAGYYLKNISSHEAGNNVEAISGITHTSDNVEVTVTYAPLGKMIPVDPSGKPIPDAPTPQFPNNPSDPSKGNPGNKPEVPGWTPVDPSKTVNPDPSDPGKNVPVPYAQVVAGTVRYIDDTTGKTLSTYDIPKGTVGSKINYSTTETINNYEKQGYVLVSNNYPTDAVYKVSGNDYQVHLVEGVQPITPDTPPTDVPTGTPENAQPSALKKDVSLTVKYVNSDGSQFTGTVPANASQSLNFSGEAYVSKVTGKLVNAKQDAKGQWIVDSSNTATPEITWTPESSSFSEVVSPVEAGYYLKNISSHEAGNNVEAISGITHTSDNVEVTVTYAPLGKMIPVDPSGKPIPDAPTPQFPNNPSDPSKGNPGNKPEVPGWTPVDPSKTVNPDPSDPGKNVPVPYAQVVAGTVRYIDDTTGKTLSTYDIPKGTVGSKINYSTTETINNYEKQGYVLVSNNYPTDAVYKVSGNDYQVHLVEGVQPITPDTPPTDVPTGTPENAQPSALKKDVSLTVKYVNSDGSQFTGTVPANASQSLNFSGEAYVSKVTGKLVNAKQDAKGQWIVDSSNTATPEITWTPESSSFSEVVSPVEAGYYLKNISSHEAGNNVEAISGITHTSDNVEVTVTYAPLGKMIPVDPSGKPIPDAPTPQFPNNPSDPSKGNPGNKPEVPGWTPVDPSKTVNPDPSDPGKNVPVPYAQVVAGTVRYIDDTTGKTLSTYDIPKGTVGSKINYSTTETINNYEKQGYVLVSNNYPTDAVYKVSGNDYQVHLVEGVQPITPDTPPTDVPTGTPENAQPSALKKDVSLTVKYVNSDGSQFTGTVPANASQSLNFSGEAYVSKVTGKLVNAKQDAKGQWIVDSSNTATPEITWTPESSSFSEVVSPVEAGYYLKNISSHEAGNNVEAISGITHTSDNVEVTVTYAPLGKMIPVDPSGKPIPDAPTPQFPNNPSDPSKGNPGNKPEVPGWTPVDPSKTVNPDPSDPGKNVPVPYAPNTPVQEEGSITVTVHDKTDNVDLPQYGKTSGEQKVGTEFTYDKNSVIQELENKGYKVLNPEVVIPTEITKGNQNIVIEVEHQLVPVTPENPGKPGEPINPNDPNGPKWPAGTDKDSLEKTGTQTIKYVAAGDKTPADNTQSFTFTRSAVVDKVTGKIVSEIGWNETSHTFGEVKTPEVSGYKADKEIAGGATITPDDLHKTIVVIYSPENPTQDTYNGSQTIKFVDPNGNELEPSNVQTATDLTGDHTFGIIDVPVINGYVSPVTTAGGATVTKDNPNAVITVVYTPVGRIIPVDPNGNPIPGQEHPQFPNNPNNPTEVIPGTKPNILGYHPENGKPGDPVNPVPGKPGEDVLVKYVPDTSTPKVPNKSTTPVKPETPAEQPAKSEKPATPSTPEKTNVSNKSEKVENTSINNIASQANKRTEKVVNKKAKTLPKTGAQNNEGVLAGVVGSALALFGLIGLIEDNKRKKKI